One Lacipirellulaceae bacterium DNA window includes the following coding sequences:
- a CDS encoding GntR family transcriptional regulator produces MPNRNGITPEANGSNGDQPRYRRIFELLRSQIWQGVYPPGQKLPTEAELMQHFEVSRTTVSRAMRDLEQMGLVDRCRGSGTYVKHRDGNSPVTRLSFLVPWVDSDDRLPYVEGLIYQRIARLAGEAGISIALHCFDSSCHDLRTGMLNAAQKVIDDGVNGVLYYPAELPSDKMRINREIVDQLTQAGIEVVLVDRDITTYPERSEFIRVGFDNRRGGMLLTDHMINQGAKRIAFLGIPEDSTAVNDRLRGFYEAHYQHGLEVDPQLVCAVHEVDLDLDFCRHLMKQIQPDAVIAKMDRFAAILGRHLSFLGVEIGTDLKLAGFDDDPISELLHMPLTTIRLPVDPFAHAAFTAILQRIDEEDFTSRQVIIDTELVIRDSTIATDRREHSAESVPNP; encoded by the coding sequence ATGCCAAATCGCAACGGTATCACTCCTGAAGCAAACGGCTCGAATGGCGATCAGCCAAGGTATCGTCGTATCTTCGAACTGCTCAGATCACAGATTTGGCAAGGGGTGTATCCGCCCGGTCAAAAGCTGCCAACTGAAGCCGAATTGATGCAGCATTTTGAAGTTTCGAGGACCACTGTCTCGCGTGCGATGCGCGATTTGGAACAGATGGGGCTCGTGGATCGTTGCCGTGGCTCAGGGACCTACGTCAAGCATCGCGACGGCAACTCGCCAGTGACACGTCTCTCGTTCTTGGTGCCCTGGGTGGATTCAGATGATCGTCTGCCTTACGTGGAAGGACTCATCTACCAACGCATAGCTCGCCTCGCCGGCGAGGCGGGAATCTCGATCGCTCTGCACTGTTTCGATTCGAGTTGCCACGATCTCAGAACCGGCATGCTCAACGCAGCTCAGAAAGTAATTGATGACGGCGTCAACGGCGTCTTGTACTATCCGGCTGAGTTGCCTAGCGACAAAATGCGAATCAATCGAGAGATTGTTGACCAACTTACCCAAGCTGGGATAGAAGTTGTTCTCGTCGATCGCGACATCACCACCTACCCGGAACGCAGCGAGTTTATTCGCGTCGGTTTCGATAATCGTAGAGGGGGCATGCTGCTAACCGATCACATGATCAACCAAGGTGCGAAACGCATTGCGTTTCTCGGTATCCCTGAGGACTCAACCGCAGTCAACGATCGGCTCCGAGGCTTTTACGAAGCCCATTACCAGCATGGATTGGAAGTGGATCCGCAACTGGTTTGTGCTGTTCACGAAGTTGATCTCGATCTCGATTTCTGCCGCCACCTGATGAAGCAAATACAACCTGACGCGGTCATCGCAAAGATGGATCGATTTGCAGCGATTCTTGGACGTCACCTTAGTTTCTTAGGTGTTGAAATCGGGACCGACTTGAAGCTGGCTGGGTTCGACGACGATCCGATCTCTGAATTGCTACACATGCCGTTAACAACGATTCGTCTGCCCGTCGATCCGTTCGCACATGCTGCGTTCACGGCCATTTTGCAGCGCATCGATGAAGAAGACTTTACGAGCCGTCAGGTGATCATTGATACGGAACTCGTCATTCGCGACTCAACAATCGCCACGGACCGACGCGAACACTCCGCTGAGTCGGTTCCTAATCCTTAA
- a CDS encoding GH92 family glycosyl hydrolase yields the protein MKSSQAHLFLRTLALAITLASSSPAREHAVVSGAVYEIDPMIGTISKRSDDDFYGLGKTFPGAVVPFGMVQFSPDTITGGDNASGYNYLHDSIEGFSLCHLSGTGWYGEWGNFQIMPTTGELEVDRDKARSPFRHEAESASAGYYSVHLDRYNIQAELSATQHAGIMRLTSPGKESMRIQVDLARRIGMKQRWIEHGHQVIEFLDDQTVQGWMECPHTDGGWGKGAGGVSYRLYFFAQFSQPFAKHGVWDKLQPMPNKSKYKGSNVGFYAEFETDAEEQVLMKVGISLVDLEGAKNNSAVEIPGWDFDATRQAARQRWAEILDLVEFKGGSQKDRTIMATALYHCFMDPRSIVDVDGRYRGADGEIRQSQGFTYRTVFSGWDAFRSHFPLLTLIRPDVIHDEINSWVELAQATGRDYLPRWEMMHSYSGCMLGNPAVSVVLDAYQKGIRTYDIDRVYELCKNSVERFGNHPRGFTPNSLSHTVEYAYSDWCVGRLAETLNKPAHARKYYHRSLAYRNLWDTEVRWLRGKDDDGNWLKWSKKTDYGQGCTESNPYQQAWFVPHDVSGLIELMGHEYFEEELIAFFEKAPDDLQWSDYYNHPNEPCHHVAFLFNYINKPWLTQKWTRALCSTAYGLGPYGLGGNEDLGQMSAWYVLAAAGLHPVCPGDGMYQLTSPVFDEVTLRLDPDFYSGSTLRIVAKKNSPENIYIQSVELNGKDLSRCWISHDEVVAGGTLIFEMGPSPNHQWGTAPPGSNLPETLR from the coding sequence ATGAAGTCTTCTCAAGCCCATCTCTTTCTTCGCACGCTGGCATTAGCCATAACCTTGGCGTCGTCGTCGCCAGCCCGAGAGCACGCGGTAGTTTCTGGAGCCGTCTACGAGATTGATCCGATGATCGGGACAATCTCGAAGCGGAGTGACGACGACTTCTATGGACTGGGTAAGACCTTTCCAGGAGCCGTGGTTCCGTTTGGGATGGTGCAGTTTAGTCCCGACACAATCACTGGAGGCGATAATGCCTCCGGTTATAACTACCTTCACGATTCGATCGAGGGCTTCAGCCTGTGCCACTTAAGTGGGACCGGTTGGTATGGCGAGTGGGGTAATTTTCAGATCATGCCCACCACTGGCGAATTAGAAGTCGACCGCGACAAGGCACGTTCGCCGTTTCGTCATGAGGCGGAAAGTGCCTCAGCGGGTTACTACTCCGTACATCTCGACCGCTATAACATCCAGGCGGAGCTCTCCGCAACACAACATGCTGGAATCATGCGTTTAACTTCTCCTGGGAAAGAGAGCATGCGCATTCAGGTTGATCTCGCCCGCCGCATCGGGATGAAGCAGCGCTGGATAGAACATGGCCATCAAGTGATTGAATTTCTTGACGACCAGACCGTCCAGGGTTGGATGGAGTGCCCGCATACCGACGGAGGATGGGGCAAGGGGGCAGGGGGGGTTTCCTATCGGCTTTACTTCTTTGCTCAATTCAGCCAGCCTTTCGCGAAGCATGGCGTTTGGGACAAGCTTCAGCCGATGCCCAATAAGTCAAAGTACAAAGGTTCAAATGTCGGTTTCTATGCGGAGTTTGAAACCGATGCAGAGGAACAGGTCCTCATGAAGGTGGGCATCTCGCTCGTCGATCTTGAAGGGGCGAAGAACAACTCGGCCGTCGAGATCCCGGGCTGGGATTTTGACGCAACCCGCCAAGCCGCTCGCCAGCGCTGGGCAGAGATTCTTGACCTCGTTGAGTTCAAGGGCGGATCGCAAAAAGACCGCACGATCATGGCGACGGCCCTCTACCACTGCTTTATGGACCCGCGCAGCATCGTGGACGTTGATGGGCGGTATCGGGGTGCCGACGGGGAAATCCGCCAGTCACAGGGCTTCACCTACCGCACAGTGTTTAGCGGCTGGGATGCTTTTCGCAGCCATTTTCCACTACTGACCCTCATCCGACCGGACGTGATCCATGACGAAATCAACTCTTGGGTTGAACTGGCCCAGGCGACCGGACGTGACTACCTTCCCCGTTGGGAAATGATGCACTCCTACTCAGGTTGCATGCTGGGAAACCCGGCCGTTTCAGTGGTGCTGGACGCTTACCAGAAAGGCATACGCACCTACGATATCGACCGCGTCTATGAGTTGTGCAAGAACAGCGTCGAACGATTCGGCAATCACCCCCGCGGCTTCACGCCCAACAGCCTTTCCCACACAGTCGAGTATGCCTATTCCGATTGGTGCGTGGGACGCCTCGCTGAAACATTGAACAAACCGGCACATGCCAGAAAGTATTACCATCGCTCTCTCGCTTATCGAAACCTGTGGGACACCGAAGTCCGCTGGCTACGTGGCAAAGACGACGACGGCAATTGGTTGAAGTGGTCGAAGAAGACGGACTACGGCCAAGGATGCACGGAGAGCAATCCCTACCAGCAAGCATGGTTCGTCCCCCATGATGTCAGTGGCTTAATCGAGTTGATGGGACACGAGTATTTCGAGGAAGAGCTGATCGCTTTTTTCGAGAAGGCTCCCGACGACTTGCAGTGGAGTGACTACTACAATCATCCGAACGAGCCATGCCACCACGTCGCCTTTCTTTTCAACTACATCAATAAGCCGTGGCTAACGCAAAAATGGACGCGGGCACTCTGCAGCACGGCCTACGGGCTCGGCCCCTACGGCTTGGGAGGTAACGAAGATCTTGGACAGATGTCAGCGTGGTATGTGTTGGCCGCCGCAGGATTACATCCAGTTTGCCCCGGAGATGGCATGTATCAACTTACCAGCCCCGTTTTCGACGAAGTAACGCTTCGACTTGATCCAGATTTCTACTCGGGGAGTACGTTAAGAATCGTGGCGAAGAAGAATTCGCCGGAGAACATTTACATTCAATCGGTAGAACTCAACGGCAAGGACTTGTCTCGGTGCTGGATTAGTCATGACGAGGTCGTCGCAGGAGGGACGCTTATCTTTGAAATGGGACCCTCTCCGAATCATCAGTGGGGAACCGCTCCTCCCGGATCAAACCTGCCGGAAACCCTTCGATGA
- a CDS encoding DUF1553 domain-containing protein gives MIFPKLKYRLRFGLIILAEAVMLVACTKSWAVDFSREIRPILMDHCVQCHGPDEQQRQTDLRLDTEEGIGVAFASGVFEESEAWRRIHSVDPEEQMPPPEFRKPLSGDQREVLKQWMVEKAPWSRHWAFVAPQRIEPPGIAGVAHPIDRFVVTKLKEEGLEPSEGATRETMIRRLKLDLLGLPPTPEEVDRFVSDESSDAYEKLVDRFLASPHYGERMAVEWLDGARYADTNGYQNDFKRSMWLWRDWVIEAFNENLPFDQFTRDQIAGDLLPSPTLDQRIATGFNRNHRTVTEAGSISQEWLVENVIDRVETTATVFLGLTMGCARCHDHKYDPISQRDFYQFFSFFNNLREQGVYQETRGNVMPVQPVLPKEGLQRLVDLKERLAAAEAEVDRLRPQVTEEAKTWTIEDSAFKSQEAAPKSKLHVRLAGDAVAISENGETLQPSEMSGKITWTESLLGQVAKFTGLHTLAYGQAIAPEREKPFAISFWVKPDKIGSILDKIDLKQGSRGFDIYWQQDGRLELHFIHSWPGDAMKVSTKAKESVPRNQWSHVMVNYDGTGKAAGVTVHVNGKPVPLKVEHDKLRSSFTVDEPIRIGRTSRGWMFFGYLSDVRYFEKNLSENEITAIARSGLQGIFREKAAGVTAEIKDAKFQTERAALFADFSDHPIAVELRKAEASVIGLQKEITDLEASAPTVMVMEELSKPRQTFVLIRGEYDKPDKSQAVTADTPAFLGKLPDDVKKDRLALANWMTAEENPLTARVRVNRLWQMLFGVGLVKTSENFGVQAEPASHPELLDWLAVEYIRLGWDTKKLLKLIVTSGTYRQSSRVSPELLDRDPNNRLLARGPRFRMPAETIRDNALAISGLLTRKIGGESIRPYQPEKLWDELAGGAGEGKYVQSRGENLYRRSLYIYRKRTVPHPVTSTFDAPSFEICQVYRARTNTPLQALALLNDVTYVEAGRKLGERMSTYEAKSPSDKLAYGFRLATGRKPSPEELATLEASYRSKQDFFRESPEEIERYLQHGESETGVEKSEDLAAYAAIGSVLLNLDETITKE, from the coding sequence ATGATCTTCCCGAAATTGAAATACCGCCTTCGATTTGGCCTAATTATTTTGGCTGAAGCTGTGATGCTCGTGGCTTGTACGAAGTCCTGGGCGGTTGATTTCTCCCGTGAGATTCGCCCCATTCTCATGGACCACTGCGTGCAGTGTCATGGCCCTGATGAGCAGCAACGGCAGACGGACTTGAGGCTCGATACTGAGGAGGGCATTGGAGTCGCGTTTGCCTCTGGAGTGTTTGAGGAAAGCGAAGCGTGGCGACGCATCCATTCCGTCGATCCTGAGGAACAGATGCCACCCCCAGAGTTTCGTAAGCCTCTCTCGGGCGATCAACGGGAGGTACTGAAACAGTGGATGGTTGAGAAAGCCCCTTGGTCGCGTCACTGGGCCTTTGTCGCTCCTCAGAGAATTGAGCCTCCAGGGATTGCCGGCGTCGCGCATCCGATCGATCGTTTTGTGGTGACCAAACTCAAGGAAGAGGGGCTTGAACCTTCTGAGGGGGCAACCCGCGAAACGATGATTCGTCGCTTGAAGTTAGATTTGCTAGGCCTACCGCCGACCCCCGAAGAAGTCGACAGGTTTGTCTCCGATGAATCGTCCGATGCTTATGAAAAGCTTGTCGACCGGTTTCTCGCTTCCCCTCACTACGGTGAACGAATGGCCGTTGAGTGGCTTGACGGAGCGCGCTACGCGGACACCAACGGATATCAGAACGATTTCAAACGGAGTATGTGGTTATGGCGTGATTGGGTGATTGAGGCTTTCAACGAGAACCTGCCCTTCGACCAATTCACGCGAGACCAGATCGCGGGCGATTTATTACCTTCGCCTACCCTCGATCAACGGATTGCCACTGGCTTCAACCGAAATCATCGGACGGTTACTGAAGCCGGGTCGATCTCGCAGGAGTGGCTCGTTGAGAATGTCATTGATCGAGTCGAAACCACCGCGACCGTCTTCCTAGGACTCACCATGGGCTGCGCGCGTTGCCACGACCATAAATACGACCCCATTAGTCAGCGTGACTTCTATCAATTCTTCTCGTTTTTCAACAACTTGAGAGAGCAGGGCGTCTATCAGGAAACTCGCGGCAATGTCATGCCAGTACAGCCGGTGCTGCCAAAAGAGGGGTTGCAACGCTTGGTCGATTTGAAAGAGAGGCTCGCGGCAGCCGAAGCGGAGGTCGACCGACTACGGCCTCAAGTCACTGAAGAGGCGAAGACATGGACAATCGAGGATTCGGCTTTCAAATCGCAGGAAGCTGCACCGAAGAGCAAGCTTCACGTGCGCTTGGCCGGCGACGCTGTGGCAATAAGCGAGAATGGAGAAACCCTGCAGCCCTCAGAAATGTCCGGGAAGATCACCTGGACGGAGAGCCTGCTTGGGCAAGTCGCAAAGTTTACAGGTCTGCACACACTCGCCTACGGACAAGCAATTGCGCCGGAAAGAGAGAAGCCTTTTGCGATCTCATTCTGGGTGAAGCCAGATAAAATCGGTTCGATCCTCGACAAGATCGACCTCAAGCAAGGCTCCCGCGGTTTCGACATCTACTGGCAGCAGGACGGTCGACTCGAGCTGCACTTCATCCACAGTTGGCCTGGGGATGCGATGAAAGTTTCGACCAAAGCCAAGGAGTCCGTTCCCAGGAATCAATGGTCACACGTCATGGTGAACTATGATGGCACGGGCAAGGCTGCGGGTGTCACCGTCCATGTGAACGGTAAGCCGGTGCCGCTCAAAGTTGAGCATGACAAGCTGCGGAGTTCATTCACGGTCGACGAACCGATTCGTATTGGTCGAACGTCCCGGGGCTGGATGTTTTTTGGCTACCTGTCTGACGTTCGATACTTCGAAAAGAACCTCAGCGAGAACGAAATAACTGCGATCGCACGCTCCGGACTGCAGGGAATCTTTCGAGAGAAGGCAGCAGGAGTGACAGCCGAAATCAAGGACGCAAAGTTTCAAACTGAACGAGCTGCGCTCTTTGCTGACTTTTCTGATCATCCCATAGCAGTTGAGCTTCGCAAGGCTGAAGCCAGCGTTATTGGACTGCAGAAAGAGATCACTGATCTTGAAGCATCCGCACCGACCGTCATGGTCATGGAAGAGCTTTCCAAACCACGACAGACCTTCGTCCTGATACGCGGTGAGTACGATAAGCCTGACAAGTCGCAAGCCGTCACTGCCGACACGCCAGCGTTCTTGGGTAAACTCCCCGACGATGTCAAGAAAGACCGTCTTGCGCTCGCAAATTGGATGACAGCCGAGGAGAATCCGTTGACTGCCCGGGTGAGGGTGAATCGGCTTTGGCAGATGCTCTTCGGGGTGGGCCTGGTCAAGACTTCAGAGAACTTCGGTGTGCAAGCTGAGCCCGCGTCTCACCCTGAACTGCTTGATTGGCTAGCAGTGGAATACATTCGCCTGGGCTGGGACACCAAAAAGCTACTGAAGTTGATCGTCACCAGCGGTACGTATCGTCAATCTTCAAGGGTCTCGCCAGAGCTGCTTGATCGTGATCCAAACAACCGCTTGCTAGCCCGCGGTCCGCGCTTCCGCATGCCCGCTGAAACCATTCGTGACAACGCGTTGGCAATCAGTGGTTTGTTGACGAGGAAAATCGGCGGCGAATCGATCCGGCCCTATCAGCCCGAGAAACTTTGGGACGAGTTGGCGGGCGGCGCTGGCGAAGGCAAGTATGTCCAAAGTCGCGGCGAGAATCTGTACCGTCGCAGTCTCTACATTTATCGAAAACGGACGGTCCCTCACCCGGTCACCAGTACCTTCGACGCCCCAAGTTTTGAAATCTGCCAAGTTTACCGTGCTCGCACGAATACCCCTCTCCAAGCACTGGCACTTCTCAATGATGTGACCTACGTCGAAGCGGGGCGGAAGCTTGGCGAGAGGATGTCCACTTATGAAGCCAAGAGTCCTAGCGATAAACTCGCCTACGGCTTTCGGCTCGCAACGGGGCGTAAACCGTCGCCCGAAGAACTAGCCACACTTGAGGCGAGCTATCGTAGCAAGCAAGATTTCTTCCGCGAAAGTCCCGAGGAGATCGAGCGATACCTCCAGCATGGCGAGTCAGAGACAGGCGTCGAAAAGTCCGAGGACCTTGCTGCTTATGCTGCCATTGGAAGCGTCTTGCTCAACTTGGATGAGACGATCACGAAAGAGTAA
- a CDS encoding DUF1501 domain-containing protein has product MTGLDSLAFAQQFNRRHFLSFGGAALGATAFQALSHSSSSASEQHTGLASVPPPRAKRVIYLFQSGAPSQFETFDYKPKLQEMTGQDLPASIRQGQRLTTMTSGQASFPVAPSIFNFAQHGQSGAWVSDVLPYTAGVADDLCFVKSLKTDAINHDPAITFCQTGFQLAGRPSLGAWVAYGLGTINQDLPSFIVMVSRGTGRQAGQPLYERLWGSGFLPGKYQGVKLRPGNDPVLYLANPAGCPPQLRRDMLDDLQSLNKQKYEAVGDPEIMTRVSQYEMAFRMQTSVPEMTDISDEPQHLLDMYGPDVHKPGTYARNCLLARRLAERDVRFIQLYHMGWDQHNALPDHLSKQCKDTDQPSAALVSDLKQRGLLDDTLIIWGGEFGRTVYCQGELTATDYGRDHHPRCFTMWLAGGGIKPGMTYGATDDFSYNITEKPTEVYDLNATILHQLGIDHTQLTYRFQGRDFRLTDVHGKVIHDILA; this is encoded by the coding sequence ATGACCGGCCTTGATTCCCTAGCGTTTGCCCAGCAATTCAATCGCCGGCACTTTCTAAGCTTCGGTGGCGCTGCGCTAGGAGCGACTGCTTTTCAAGCGTTGTCGCACAGTAGCTCATCGGCTTCGGAACAGCACACAGGCTTAGCCTCTGTTCCGCCTCCTCGCGCGAAACGGGTGATTTACCTCTTTCAGTCAGGCGCTCCTTCACAGTTCGAAACCTTCGACTACAAACCGAAGCTTCAGGAAATGACCGGCCAGGACCTGCCTGCTTCCATCCGCCAAGGGCAACGGCTCACGACGATGACCTCCGGCCAGGCTTCGTTTCCCGTTGCACCATCGATTTTCAACTTTGCCCAACACGGCCAGAGTGGGGCCTGGGTGAGTGACGTGCTGCCCTACACGGCAGGGGTGGCCGACGATCTGTGTTTCGTGAAATCGCTGAAGACCGACGCCATCAATCACGATCCGGCGATTACCTTTTGTCAGACCGGTTTTCAATTGGCCGGCCGTCCCAGCTTGGGGGCTTGGGTCGCCTACGGCTTGGGAACGATCAACCAGGACCTCCCCTCATTCATTGTCATGGTCTCACGAGGCACCGGACGGCAAGCGGGGCAACCACTCTACGAACGACTTTGGGGATCCGGTTTCCTCCCAGGCAAATACCAGGGCGTCAAACTCCGCCCCGGCAACGACCCGGTTCTGTATCTTGCCAATCCGGCCGGCTGCCCGCCGCAACTTCGACGCGACATGCTTGACGATTTGCAGTCGCTCAACAAGCAAAAGTATGAGGCCGTGGGCGACCCCGAAATCATGACGCGCGTTTCACAATATGAAATGGCTTTTCGAATGCAGACGTCGGTTCCTGAGATGACTGACATCTCCGACGAACCGCAGCATCTTCTTGACATGTACGGCCCCGATGTCCATAAGCCGGGGACCTATGCGCGCAACTGCCTGCTGGCACGTAGGCTGGCAGAACGAGACGTTCGTTTTATCCAACTCTATCACATGGGCTGGGACCAGCATAATGCGTTGCCTGACCACCTGAGCAAACAGTGCAAGGATACCGACCAACCCTCGGCAGCACTGGTCAGCGATCTCAAGCAGCGCGGACTACTCGACGATACGCTGATTATTTGGGGCGGGGAGTTCGGTCGCACGGTCTACTGCCAAGGCGAGTTGACGGCAACTGACTACGGGCGCGATCACCATCCCCGCTGCTTCACCATGTGGCTCGCCGGCGGAGGGATCAAGCCGGGCATGACCTACGGTGCGACAGACGATTTCTCCTACAACATCACGGAGAAGCCCACCGAGGTCTACGACCTCAACGCCACGATCCTGCATCAACTCGGGATCGATCACACGCAGCTGACCTACCGATTCCAGGGTCGCGACTTCCGGCTGACGGATGTCCATGGCAAGGTCATTCACGACATTCTTGCCTAG
- a CDS encoding tetratricopeptide repeat protein: MPKKKSRSKGSRSQRRREAAGESVASDTSRSALGMKWLLGIAIVSLVALVAGNWDQKKTAEDLTLSSEQSTEKSIATPAEQYRVALARNPTNDKAHYNLGLILHRQGKLDEAVSHYRRALSVSKNNYDYHNNLAAALAAQGKTEDAITHFRLALEIEPNNEKANFNLGNALFSDGQVEAAEKQFRRVIAINPKHARAHNNLAVALKQTGQLQEAYRYRNEAIRLEREQQSNQPQSN, encoded by the coding sequence ATGCCAAAGAAGAAGTCCCGATCGAAAGGATCCCGTTCGCAAAGACGTCGGGAGGCAGCCGGTGAGAGTGTCGCGTCGGACACTTCTCGATCAGCCTTGGGGATGAAGTGGCTGCTCGGGATTGCCATCGTGAGCCTGGTTGCGCTCGTCGCCGGCAATTGGGATCAGAAAAAAACAGCGGAAGATCTCACTCTCTCATCTGAGCAATCGACGGAAAAAAGCATTGCGACTCCGGCGGAGCAGTACCGTGTGGCACTTGCTCGCAATCCCACCAATGACAAAGCGCATTACAATTTGGGGCTAATCCTACACCGGCAAGGGAAGCTTGACGAAGCCGTTTCCCACTATCGACGTGCTCTCTCCGTATCTAAGAACAATTACGACTACCACAATAATCTGGCGGCTGCTCTTGCCGCTCAAGGCAAAACAGAAGACGCAATCACGCATTTTCGGCTCGCCCTTGAAATCGAGCCAAACAATGAGAAAGCGAACTTCAACCTCGGCAATGCTCTGTTTTCCGATGGCCAAGTGGAAGCGGCTGAGAAGCAATTCCGCCGTGTGATTGCGATCAATCCGAAACACGCACGAGCTCACAACAATCTGGCCGTTGCTTTAAAGCAGACGGGGCAACTGCAGGAGGCCTATCGCTATCGGAATGAAGCAATCCGCTTAGAGCGCGAGCAGCAAAGCAACCAACCCCAAAGCAACTAA